A single Drosophila miranda strain MSH22 chromosome XR, D.miranda_PacBio2.1, whole genome shotgun sequence DNA region contains:
- the LOC117186294 gene encoding hyphal wall protein 2-like, which yields MGFSSLVQALMPITAFFGGKCGKFQKKVKGSNRFLLAYKCVCKDGYVQSGNDGCVAIHIPPYTKPKPKKSTTKMNTARTTTSTSTTKRDSTTKITSTTKSKSTTKSHSTTKSHSTTKSKSTTKSHSTTKSHSTTKSHSTTKSKSTTKSHSTTKSKSTTKSHSTTKSNSTTTGTTTNSSTSWWPSWLTTTEPTLNKNDDVNPRTKKFENEIWSTSEGPYYLDWTDFAIPEATTVSLPIHMMSIDAASPKTTPLSWQWHSLVAGDQ from the exons ATGGGTTTTTCATCGCTGGTGCAAGCCTTGATGCCAATCACCGCCTTTTTTGGTGGGA AGTGTGGTAAATTTCAGAAGAAAGTGAAAGGCAGTAACCGCTTTTTGCTCGCCTACAAGTGCGTCTGCAAGGACGGCTACGTGCAGAGCGGTAACGATGGATGCGTTGCCATTCATATTCCGCCGTACACCAAACCGAAACCGAAGAAGTCAACCACAAAAATGAACACGGCCCGAACAACCACAAGCACCAGCACCACAAAAAGGGACAGCACCACAAAAATCACCAGCACCACAAAAAGCAAGAGCACCACGAAGAGCCACAGCACCACAAAAAGCCACAGCACCACAAAAAGCAAGAGCACCACGAAGAGCCACAGCACCACAAAAAGCCACAGCACCACAAAAAGCCACAGCACCACAAAAAGCAAGAGCACCACGAAGAGCCACAGCACCACAAAAAGCAAGAGCACCACGAAGAGCCACAGCACCACAAAAAGCAACAGCACCACCACAGGGACCACCACCAATAGTAGCACATCTTGGTGGCCATCCTGGCTAACGACAACCGAGCCGACGCTTAACAAAAACGACGACGTAAACCCAAGAACCAAGAAATTCGAGAATGAGATCTGGAGCACTTCGGAAGGACCTTATTATTTGGATTGGACCGATTTCGCTATTCCCGAGGCCACCACTGTATCATTGCCAATCC ATATGATGAGCATCGATGCAGCCAGCCCCAAGACTACGCCACTTAGTTGGCAATGGCATAGTCTTGTGGCAGGAGATCAATAA
- the LOC117186295 gene encoding uncharacterized protein LOC117186295: MAPRRSARILASHAAPPLTRRAAFLRAVEAISVHGRLRTTTTASQRRRTTTTASQRRRTTTTASQRRAIQIAANQPPAEDPPVVNRGGINSRGTNRRGTNRRGTNRRGTNSLPVQDTAQIVTLLQNPDPQRGTGSHAVMGALAASLQVAMLRIRRTPPPQGDGENDERSDGRVHGGVSGRLYLRLEGRYSRALGHALRGRPL, encoded by the coding sequence ATGGCGCCCCGCAGAAGTGCTCGTATTTTGGCGTCCCATGCCGCCCCGCCCTTGACCCGACGCGCTGCGTTCCTCCGCGCAGTGGAGGCCATATCCGTTCACGGGCGCCTCAGGACCACCACCACTGCTAGCCAGCGCCGCAGGACCACCACCACTGCTAGCCAGCGCCGCAGGACCACCACCACTGCCAGCCAGCGCCGTGCAATCCAGATCGCTGCCAACCAGCCGCCCGCTGAGGACCCTCCCGTTGTCAACCGTGGCGGGATCAATAGTCGCGGTACCAATCGCCGTGGGACCAACCGCCGCGGGACTAATCGCCGCGGTACCAACAGTCTTCCTGTGCAGGACACCGCACAGATCGTGACGCTCCTCCAGAATCCCGACCCACAACGTGGCACCGGTAGCCATGCCGTCATGGGAGCTTTGGCCGCTAGCTTACAAGTTGCGATGCTCCGAATTAGGCGTACGCCGCCTCCGCAAGGAGATGGCGAAAATGACGAGCGATCCGACGGACGGGTGCACGGTGGAGTTAGTGGACGACTGTATCTACGACTGGAAGGCCGTTATTCTCGGGCCCTTGGGCACGCCCTACGAGGGCGGCCACTTTAA